The following proteins are encoded in a genomic region of Macadamia integrifolia cultivar HAES 741 unplaced genomic scaffold, SCU_Mint_v3 scaffold860, whole genome shotgun sequence:
- the LOC122070243 gene encoding hydroxymethylglutaryl-CoA lyase, mitochondrial-like, whose product MSSLEQPLGLDNFPNLSCIDRVRRFSSTACRPIPDDVGMGNCWIEGRSCSSSNSCNEECTRETFPGRRQTREGLRGDSLKRRTLSLGRTHRVFGGGCDSYVPDRNYCSECSNDGVKGITSKLLHGIPSYVKIVEVAPRDGLQNEKNMVPTAVKIELIQRLVSSGLPVVEATSFVSPKWVPQLADAKDVMAGIRNVEGARLPVLTPNLKGFEAAVAAGVKEVAIFASASESFSKSNINCSIEDSLERYRAVVNAAKKLSIPVRGYVSCVVGCPVEGPIPPSNVAYVAKELFDMGCFEISLGDTIGVGTPGSVVPMLEAVMAVVPVEKLAVHFHDTYGQSLSNILVSLQMGINIVDSSVAGLGGCPYAKGASGNVATEDVIYMLNGLGVKTNVDLGKLTSAGEFICKHLGRTSGSKAATARSKITADASKI is encoded by the exons ATGTCGAGTTTGGAGCAGCCACTAGGACTTGACAACTTTCCAAACTTGAGTTGTATTGATAGGGTTCGGAGGTTTTCCTCTACTGCTTGCAGGCCTATACCGGATGACGTGGGAATGGGAAATTGCTGGATTGAGGGAAGGAGTTGCAGCTCATCCAACAGTTGCAA TGAAGAATGCACAAGAGAGACATTCCCAGGGAGGAGACAGACCCGGGAGGGGTTGCGTGGAGACTCCTTAAAGCGAAGAACTTTAAGCTTGGGTCGGACCCATAGGGTATTTGGAGGTGGTTGTGATTCATATGTACCGGATAGGAACTATTGTTCTGAGTGCAGTAACGATGGTGTAAAGGGTATAACGAGTAAG CTATTACATGGAATACCAAGCTATGTAAAGATTGTGGAAGTTGCCCCAAGGGATGGGTTGCAGAATGAGAAAAATATGGTGCCAACAGCAGTAAAAATTGAATTGATACAAAGATTAGTTTCTTCTGGGTTGCCTGTTGTTGAGGCAACGAGTTTTGTCTCACCAAAATGGGTACCACAG CTGGCAGACGCGAAGGATGTGATGGCAGGCATCCGGAATGTGGAAGGTGCTAGATTGCCTGTGTTGACGCCCAACCTTAAA GGGTTTGAAGCAGCTGTTGCAGCTGGAGTGAAGGAAGTGGCAATCTTTGCCTCAGCATCCGAATCCTTTTCAAAGTCGAACATTAATTGCAGCATTGAGGACAGTCTTGAGCGTTATCGGGCTGTCGTTAATGCTGCCAAAAAACTGTCAATTCCTGTTCGTGG TTATGTATCATGCGTTGTTGGGTGCCCTGTGGAAGGACCGATTCCTCCATCAAATGTAGCATATGTGGCGAAAGAGCTTTTTGACATGGGTTGCTTTGAGATCTCCCTTGGCGATACAATTGGTGTTGGAACACCTG GTTCTGTTGTTCCAATGCTTGAAGCTGTAATGGCTGTTGTACCCGTTGAGAAGCTTGCAGTGCATTTTCATGACACCTATGGGCAATCTCTTTCTAATATTTTGGTGTCCCTCCAA ATGGGGATTAATATAGTGGACTCATCTGTTGCTGGTCTTGGAGGCTGTCCATATGCTAAGGGTGCTTCTGGGAATGTGGCAACTGAGGATGTTATCTACATGCTCAATGGACTTGGGGTGAAGACCAATGTGGATCTTGGAAAGCTCACATCAGCGGGGGAGTTCATCTGCAAGCATTTAGGTCGCACATCTGGGTCAAAGGCAGCAACTGCTCGTAGCAAAATCACAGCAGATGCCTCTAAGATTTAA